The Parcubacteria group bacterium ADurb.Bin159 genomic sequence AACTCAAAAATTTCTAAATTCTGGTTTTTGTCCTTATACGATGACAAAAAAAATTTCATATCTTGGCAATAAGGACAAGAGGGGGAATAAAAAAAATAAATTGTTGTTTTTGGGGCAGATGAAACAACTATAGGAATTAAAATTAAAATTCCTAAAATGAAAAATATTCTATAATTATTTATTCGCTTTTTCATATTTTAATTATAAAACAAAAGAAAAAAAATAAAAAGGGCCTTTTCTATAAATGGCTCTTTTATTTATCTCTATGGTTTTTGTGGTGCCGAGGGGCAGAATCGAACTGCCAACGCAAGGATTTTCAGTCCTTCGCTCTACCACTGAGCTACCTCGGCATTGAAATAAATTTTATTTTTTATAATAACAAATTAATTAAATTAAGTCAAGAAAAAAATTTAAATACTGCTTGATTAAATTTCTCCCCTCGCTCAAATTCATGAGCAAATAAACCAAAACTTGCCGCTCCCGGTGAAAGTAAAACAATATCCCCTTTTTGGGCAACTGATTTAGCTTGTTTCACGGCTTTTTCCATTGAGTTTGTTTCTTTTATAAAATCTAATTTTGAATTATATTTAGATATTTCTGCTTTTATTTTTTCCGTAGCCGTCCCTGTTAAAAGAATCACTTTTTTAATTTCATTTGCTTCCGCTTTTTGAATAATAAATTCCGCAAATTTTTTAAAATCCAAATTTTTATCTGCGCCTCCGGCTATTAAAATAATTTTAGCGGTTGAATTTTTATTGTTGATTAAACTGCTTAATCCCGCTATAGCTGCTTCGGGAATAGTAGCCGTAGTATCATTAATAAAAGTGATCCCTTTTATTTTAGCCACCACCTCCATCCTCCCTTCTAAATTTTTGAACCTTTTAAGAGAATTTTTAATTTTCTTCTCTGGAATTTTAAATAACTTAGCTACTTCTAACGCCGCAGCCAAATTGTCTAAATTATGTTCTCCGTAAAAAAACGTTTTCCAACCTTCCACTTTTTGACGATTAAAAAAAACAACTTTTGATTTTGCTTGTGGCGATATTTGTTTTAATAGAGAATCGTTATTATTAACAATAAGATAATCATTAGGTTTTTGAAATTTAAAAATTAATTTTTTAGCCGATACATATTGCTTAAAATTAGAATAACTATTAAGATGGTCAGGCATTATATTGGTGATAATGGCAATATGGGGACTTTTCTGGTGCTTTTTCATATCTTCTAATTGCCAAGAAGATAATTCTAAAATCACTTTGGTCTTAAAATTAATTTTATCTAATACATCCAACACC encodes the following:
- the murD_1 gene encoding UDP-N-acetylmuramoylalanine--D-glutamate ligase, which codes for MTLSSIQKIKKQIEAQYGPLKRITIMGLGLHGGGLSAVYFFNQLGIKVVVTDLKKEKDLKESLKKVRHLKNIEFVLGQHRDIDFINTDLIIKNPAVPHNSPYLKIAAKHKIPIESDIGLFFELCRAPIIGVTGTKGKSTTTALIAHFLKLKYSDVILAGNLRRPVLDVLDKINFKTKVILELSSWQLEDMKKHQKSPHIAIITNIMPDHLNSYSNFKQYVSAKKLIFKFQKPNDYLIVNNNDSLLKQISPQAKSKVVFFNRQKVEGWKTFFYGEHNLDNLAAALEVAKLFKIPEKKIKNSLKRFKNLEGRMEVVAKIKGITFINDTTATIPEAAIAGLSSLINNKNSTAKIILIAGGADKNLDFKKFAEFIIQKAEANEIKKVILLTGTATEKIKAEISKYNSKLDFIKETNSMEKAVKQAKSVAQKGDIVLLSPGAASFGLFAHEFERGEKFNQAVFKFFS